Proteins encoded by one window of Anguilla rostrata isolate EN2019 chromosome 9, ASM1855537v3, whole genome shotgun sequence:
- the LOC135263450 gene encoding ceramide synthase-like, protein MLHVLSCGVVLFPGLFFVFRKLLPSIFKQWTDADVVLVSERLVSFIHAVMATTAGFIVVSSCDNVITDRHWLATYFVVWFGVPYMTYDIYAMYLSHYYRFRVKGHEEYKKHSLQTVNSFVRRESLLVLHHIALLTILLPITLFFRKDQGDYFIGCLFLTELSTPFVSLGKILIQLGLQDCWLHKANGMMVLLSFFACRIALFPYMYLAYGRHYGIPLYSVPFHLSLACNLGNLCILAPQVYWFVLLCRKGYRLYQRQGKAPDSPCVTDNDKRD, encoded by the exons ATGTTGCATGTCTTGTCTTGCGGCGTTGTGCTTTTTCCCGGACTATTTTTCGTCTTCAGGAAACTACTACCGTCCATTTTCAAACAGTGGACTGATGCCGACGTGGTTCTGGTCAGCGAGAG GTTGGTGTCATTCATCCATGCTGTCATGGCCACCACGGCCGGGTTCATCGTGGTGTCCTCCTGCGACAACGTGATAACCGACAG GCACTGGCTGGCCACCTACTTTGTGGTGTGGTTCGGGGTCCCCTACATGACGTACGACATTTATGCCATGTATCTGAGCCATTATTACCGCTTCCGGGTCAAGGGTCACGAGGAGTACAAGAAGCACTCCCTCCAAACGGTGAATTCGTTTGTGCGCCGGGAGTCCCTGCTGGTCCTTCACCACATCGCCCTGCTGACCATCCTTCTGCCAATCACGCTG ttTTTCAGGAAGGACCAGGGCGACTACTTCATCGGCTGCCTGTTCCTGACAGAGCTCAGCACTCCGTTCGTCTCTTTGGGGAAAATCCTCATccag ctggggCTGCAGGACTGCTGGCTCCACAAGGCGAACGGCATGATGGTGCTGCTGAGCTTCTTCGCGTGCCGCATCGCGCTCTTCCCCTACATGTACTTGGCGTACGGGCGGCACTACGGCATCCCCCTCTACAGCGTGCCCTTCCACCTGTCGCTGGCCTGTAACCTGGGCAACCTCTGCATCCTGGCCCCGCAGGTGTACTGGTTCGTGCTGCTGTGCCGGAAGGGCTACCGGCTGTACCAGCGGCAGGGCAAGGCGCCCGACTCTCCCTGCGTCACGGACAACGACAAGCGAGACTAG